A single region of the Oceaniferula marina genome encodes:
- a CDS encoding ExbD/TolR family protein, with product MASNKLRKVVGADDDELKVDMSPMIDMVFLLLIFFIVASTVIVVKQDAEVDPPVAENSKKAKDGKGRIVINVRSDGTFRAEVSSLEFPDAEAIEDYVKKKKDEEKAKGLTPIIHLRGDKGVSFKHVRTVIRASARAGVDNVIFSVYGFDKK from the coding sequence ATGGCATCAAACAAATTACGTAAAGTCGTCGGTGCCGATGACGACGAGTTAAAAGTCGACATGTCACCCATGATCGACATGGTATTCCTGCTTTTGATTTTCTTCATTGTTGCCTCTACGGTGATTGTGGTGAAGCAGGATGCTGAGGTGGATCCGCCGGTGGCCGAGAATTCGAAAAAGGCCAAGGACGGAAAAGGACGGATTGTGATCAACGTTCGCTCAGACGGAACCTTCCGCGCGGAAGTCTCCAGTCTCGAATTTCCCGATGCCGAGGCGATTGAGGATTACGTGAAAAAGAAAAAGGACGAGGAAAAAGCCAAAGGCTTGACTCCGATTATTCACCTGCGTGGTGACAAGGGGGTGTCCTTCAAGCATGTTCGCACGGTGATTCGTGCGTCTGCTCGTGCCGGTGTCGATAACGTGATCTTCTCAGTTTACGGATTCGATAAGAAGTAA
- a CDS encoding ExbD/TolR family protein: MARKKVSDNLEEDEPGLDISSLIDVCFLLLIYFLVTTTIQPREQDLKMTLPAAAPSSEPPELAPMFIKVDKSGSIYINTGAEQEALDSDANVRKLPQLKGRLDSYANAARAGGKEPIVQIWADGEAAQQRVVDVLNCLASAKVNSVTFTDLVDTP, from the coding sequence ATGGCTCGTAAAAAAGTATCTGACAATCTCGAAGAAGATGAACCAGGATTGGACATTTCGTCATTGATTGACGTTTGTTTCCTCTTGCTCATTTACTTCCTGGTAACCACAACCATTCAACCTCGCGAACAGGATCTCAAGATGACCCTGCCAGCGGCAGCACCATCCAGTGAACCTCCGGAGCTGGCCCCCATGTTCATTAAGGTGGACAAGAGTGGCTCCATCTACATCAACACCGGAGCCGAACAAGAGGCTTTGGATTCGGATGCCAATGTTCGCAAGTTGCCGCAGCTTAAAGGTCGTCTCGACTCCTACGCCAATGCCGCCCGAGCAGGGGGCAAGGAGCCGATCGTCCAGATTTGGGCCGACGGTGAAGCTGCCCAGCAGCGTGTGGTTGACGTGTTGAACTGTCTCGCCAGTGCGAAAGTCAACAGCGTTACCTTCACGGATTTGGTCGACACCCCGTAA